A section of the Telopea speciosissima isolate NSW1024214 ecotype Mountain lineage chromosome 3, Tspe_v1, whole genome shotgun sequence genome encodes:
- the LOC122656914 gene encoding uncharacterized protein LOC122656914, producing MEASGGGGGGGRRRLTHQVSVVDTSNLRDLLRIKDDDESYRESLAGLTLGAILGCDATRPVRVPPVSRTLLDIIRDEESATKSLSGPNRRNWKSFRDRLRIRRASAAWTNSSADEDNGDGILQISDPIPAPPLSGSTVSAQPGNGPDSRGDIVTEYEAVAAANRPVMMRLAAALATERELQRQREMERERLNPTPVVEEVREEQLVVEQAAAVVETEEAAPVRMSLMALLEETDRQSGMMGSTLIGEVGAGDEEEEEEVYVDAEEDVDGRGLYVCCVCMVRHKGSAFIPCGHTFCRLCSRELWVSRGNCPLCNGFILEILDIF from the coding sequence ATGGAAgctagtggtggtggtggtggtggtggacgAAGAAGATTGACACATCAGGTCTCAGTCGTCGACACATCGAATCTTAGAGATCTTCTTAGAATCAAAGACGACGACGAGAGCTACAGAGAATCCTTGGCTGGACTAACTCTCGGTGCAATCCTCGGTTGCGATGCGACGAGACCGGTGAGAGTTCCACCGGTCAGCCGTACACTCCTGGACATCATCAGAGACGAAGAATCCGCGACCAAAAGCCTCTCCGGTCCCAACCGCAGGAACTGGAAATCGTTCCGAGACCGCCTACGGATCCGCCGCGCCAGTGCCGCGTGGACCAACTCCTCTGCCGACGAGGACAACGGTGACGGCATCCTCCAGATTTCAGATCCAATTCCAGCCCCGCCGCTATCCGGCTCGACCGTATCGGCTCAACCAGGGAACGGACCGGACAGTAGAGGAGATATCGTTACGGAGTACGAAGCCGTCGCCGCTGCTAACAGACCTGTAATGATGCGGCTCGCGGCAGCATTAGCGACGGAGCGAGAGTTGCAGAGGCAACGGGAGATGGAACGGGAGAGATTGAACCCGACTCCTGTGGTAGAGGAAGTGAGAGAAGAGCAACTGGTGGTTGAACAAGCGGCGGCGGTGGTGGAGACGGAGGAGGCGGCGCCGGTGAGGATGTCGTTGATGGCTCTGTTGGAAGAAACGGATAGGCAATCGGGGATGATGGGGTCCACATTGATTGGTGAGGTGGGCGCAggggatgaagaagaggaagaagaagtgtatgtgGATGCAGAAGAGGACGTTGATGGGAGAGGATTGTACGTGTGCTGCGTGTGTATGGTGAGGCATAAAGGTTCGGCGTTTATACCTTGTGGTCATACGTTCTGCAGACTTTGTTCTAGAGAGCTTTGGGTATCAAGGGGGAATTGCCCACTCTGCAATGGTTTCATCTTGGAGATTCTCGATATCTTCTGA